In Nothobranchius furzeri strain GRZ-AD chromosome 18, NfurGRZ-RIMD1, whole genome shotgun sequence, a single genomic region encodes these proteins:
- the clmna gene encoding calmin isoform X2 translates to MAGHDWEDWFEREELIGQISDIRVQNLQVEREVVQKRTFTRWMNLHLEKVQDLFQDIQDGHVLMALLEELSGCRLLHNFKRSSHRIFRLNNIAKVLSFLEERNVKLVSIDAADIADGNSSIILGLLWNIILFFQIKELTGNIRSQFPSSSSLSSIPTSSDSSVPSEEKPSVASTMRDNGKAIKKLLHWVQRRTRKYGVAVQDFGKSWTSGLAFLAVIKSIDSSLVDLRKSLLRSPRENLEDAFRIAHYSLGIPRLLEPEDVTINTPDEQSIIMYVSQFLEHFPGEQETPEQSQLMERSVSMGRLNFRDGHLDHMRSDSESSTVRQRSKMFQSNSNQHPPKVLISSVSEDRDVLLPRLKVAAARSWSSEDFLTDSAHMGDISNSANLKDQTIVVPEDSARDSVQQNFTHSPSSVPKSVVGDSAINSPDSWVESELMPESFSDSYSDGSLWDSGMAWEVYRATPVEVTPVDEGFISSIEDRAPDGQSMTESFMDEGMSSISSNQERIHVQTQEEELENQGNLERSYQDLGTDLTSDQKESFTQQMEGASSQKDQDITAESLPTSSGPESLTADPVIWFNPRSTEPPSHEGNCFGGSPLKKQEKDENEEDGQISVLGESPGQERPSLTSEGREPDSPPEDEGKEARSWSEAVDARTDVAVGEQYEDLLRNSTYCEENRSETLNDSYSTKKEKPSKTSLNIPLISITSEPEEDNQEPEPDPGGTDQEEHEGLTQKCIPDVQSPHGAEEMNHGRNEVPAGHLESMVYTENQHLDDGRFGACSDEVGEDFQKERSAGEHPQEERAITARGPSLDTLNQRVDPDEDQDKVTSSFSEPETQNSQRNILDPVNLQHEVLDPTSFNQNSQVGTLCSDSAGVPTNMDWFYSDPGPSSVEDLVGDGVEPMDLFYPNEEELMVPEPSDAEMQRWPSVLSVSALQPAPVSDGPEDQQLGEDMLDGEDLDCLIDGASHHPADPPSNMDQCVLCGVAIGPPGRSESLRSKLESCSKPSEIQIAPVLRHRKGSRLSDSMNHQSTGPRLAEEQDVALWWKENMELCVLLLLWLLVYSIMLLKELDLMVLPSIMP, encoded by the exons TTGAACGGGAGGTGGTGCAGAAGAGGACCTTCACTCGATGGATGAACCTTCACCTCGAAAAG GTCCAGGACCTGTTCCAGGACATCCAGGATGGACACGTCCTCATGGCTCTGCTGGAGGAGCTCTCTGGCTGCAGGCTG CTCCACAACTTCAAAAGGTCGTCTCATCGTATTTTTCGACTCAACAACATTGCTAAGGTCCTTTCCTTCCTGGAGGAGAGAAAC gtgAAGCTGGTCAGCATTGATGCAGCTGACATTGCTGATGGAAACTCCTCCATCATCCTGGGACTCCTCTGGAACATCATCCTCTTCTTCCAG ATTAAGGAGCTGACAGGGAACATCCGGAGCCAGTTCCCCTCCTCCTCCAGCCTGTCTTCCATTCCCACCAGCTCCGATTCCAGCGTGCCGTCGGAGGAGAAGCCGTCTGTGGCTAGCACCATGAGGGACAACGGCAAGGCCATCAAGAAGCTGCTGCATTGGGTTCAGAGGAGAACTCGAAA GTATGGAGTGGCGGTGCAGGACTTTGGGAAGAGCTGGACCAGTGGTCTGGCCTTCCTGGCTGTCATTAAATCCATTGACTCCAGTCTGGTGGACTTGAGGAAGTCCTTGCTGAGGAGTCCCAGAGAGAACCTGGAGGACGCCTTTAGGATAGCTCACTACAGCCTTGGAATACCGCGGCTGCTGGAGCCTGAAG ATGTAACCATCAACACGCCTGATGAGCAGTCGATCATCATGTATGTTTCTCAGTTCCTGGAGCACTTCCCTGGAGAGCAGGAG ACTCCAGAACAGAGCCAGCTGATGGAACGCAGCGTCTCCATGGGCAGACTCAACTTCCGTGATGGGCACTTGGACCACATGAGGAGCGATTCTGAAAGCAGCACAGTGAGGCAGCGCTCCAAGATGTTCCAGAGCAACTCCAACCAACATCCACCCAAAGTCCTGATCTCCTCTGTGTCCGAGGACAGAGATGTCCTGTTGCCACGTCTCAAAGTGGCTGCAGCACGCTCCTGGTCCAGTGAAGACTTCTTAACTGACTCCGCCCACATGGGAGACATCTCCAACAGTGCAAACCTCAAAGATCAGACCATTGTGGTGCCAGAAGACTCGGCCCGTGATTCTGTTCAGCAGAACTTCACTCACTCACCTTCATCAGTACCGAAGTCTGTGGTTGGTGACTCTGCCATCAACTCTCCAGACTCCTGGGTGGAGAGTGAGCTGATGCCTGAGAGCTTTTCTGACAGTTATAGTGACGGCTCTCTCTGGGACAGTGGGATGGCCTGGGAGGTCTACCGGGCAACACCTGTGGAGGTGACTCCGGTGGATGAAGGGTTCATCTCGTCCATCGAGGACAGGGCTCCTGACGGGCAGTCCATGACGGAGTCTTTCATGGATGAAGGTATGAGCTCAATAAGCAGCAACCAGGAACGAATCCATGTGCAGACCcaggaggaggagctggagaacCAGGGAAACCTGGAGAGGTCTTACCAGGACCTGGGGACAGACCTGACGTCTGACCAGAAAGAGTCCTTTACTCAGCAAATGGAGGGAGCTTCGTCTCAAAAAGACCAGGACATCACTGCTGAGTCGCTGCCGACCAGCTCTGGTCCTGAAAGTCTCACAGCAGATCCTGTGATCTGGTTCAACCCAAGGTCCACTGAACCTCCATCTCATGAAGGAAACTGCTTTGGAGGAAGTCCTCTGAAGAAACAGGAAAAAGATGAGAATGAGGAGGATGGACAAATAAGCGTCTTAGGTGAGAGTCCAGGGCAGGAACGCCCTTCCCTGACCTCTGAGGGTCGGGAACCAGATTCTCCTCCAGAAGATGAAGGAAAGGAAGCGAGAAGTTGGTCAGAAGCTGTGGATGCAAGGACTGATGTGGCTGTAGGAGAACAGTATGAAGACCTTTTAAGGAACTCCACTTATTGTGAAGAAAACCGCTCGGAGACTTTAAATGACTCGTACTCAACCAAGAAAGAGAAGCCGTCAAAAACAAGTCTGAACATTCCTCTGATCTCCATCACCAGTGAGCCAGAGGAGGACAACCAAGAGCCAGAGCCTGATCCAGGAGGGACGGATCAAGAAGAACATGAAGGTCTTACCCAGAAATGTATTCCAGATGTCCAGAGTCCTCACGGTGCAGAAGAAATGAACCATGGAAGGAACGAAGTGCCTGCTGGGCATCTCGAGTCGATGGTCTACACTGAAAATCAGCATTTAGATGATGGCAGGTTTGGGGCGTGCTCAGACGAAGTAGGTGAAGACTTCCAGAAGGAACGTTCTGCTGGAGAACATCCTCAGGAAGAAAGGGCCATCACAGCTAGAGGTCCTTCTCTGGACACACTAAACCAGCGTGTagatcctgatgaagaccaggacaaAGTGACCAGCAGCTTCTCTGAACCTGAGACACAAAACTCCCAGAGGAACATTCTAGATCCAGTCAACCTGCAACACGAGGTTCTGGATCCAACCAGTTTTAACCAGAATAGTCAGGTGGGAACATTGTGTTCTGATTCAGCCGGTGTGCCCACAAACATGGACTGGTTTTACTCAGACCCTGGTCCAAGTTCTGTGGAGGATCTAGTTGGTGATGGAGTTGAACCAATGGATCTGTTTTACCCTAACGAAGAAGAGCTGATGGTACCAGAACCTTCTGATGCGGAGATGCAAAGGTGGCCTTCTGTTCTCAGTGTATCTGCTCTTCAGCCGGCACCAGTATCAGACGGACCAGAAGACCAGCAGCTGGGTGAAGACATGCTGGATGGAGAAGATCTAGACTGT CTGATAGATGGAGCCAGTCATCACCCTGCTGATCCACCCTCAAACATGGACCAGTGTGTTCTGTGCGGCGTGGCTATCGGACCTCCAGGGAGAAGCGAGTCTCTTAG GAGCAAACTAGAAAGCTGCAGCAAGCCAAGTGAGATCCAGATCGCTCCGGTTCTCCGTCACAGAAAGGGTTCTCGTCTCTCTGACTCCATG AACCACCAGAGTACTGGACCCAGATTAGCTGAAGAGCAGGATGTTGCGCTCTG gtggAAGGAGAACATGGAGCTGTGTGTCCTGCTGCTTCTGTGGCTGCTGGTCTACTCCATCATGCTCCTGAAGGAACTGGACCTGATGGTGCTGCCCAGCATCAtgccataa
- the clmna gene encoding calmin isoform X1: MAGHDWEDWFEREELIGQISDIRVQNLQVEREVVQKRTFTRWMNLHLEKCDPPFQVQDLFQDIQDGHVLMALLEELSGCRLLHNFKRSSHRIFRLNNIAKVLSFLEERNVKLVSIDAADIADGNSSIILGLLWNIILFFQIKELTGNIRSQFPSSSSLSSIPTSSDSSVPSEEKPSVASTMRDNGKAIKKLLHWVQRRTRKYGVAVQDFGKSWTSGLAFLAVIKSIDSSLVDLRKSLLRSPRENLEDAFRIAHYSLGIPRLLEPEDVTINTPDEQSIIMYVSQFLEHFPGEQETPEQSQLMERSVSMGRLNFRDGHLDHMRSDSESSTVRQRSKMFQSNSNQHPPKVLISSVSEDRDVLLPRLKVAAARSWSSEDFLTDSAHMGDISNSANLKDQTIVVPEDSARDSVQQNFTHSPSSVPKSVVGDSAINSPDSWVESELMPESFSDSYSDGSLWDSGMAWEVYRATPVEVTPVDEGFISSIEDRAPDGQSMTESFMDEGMSSISSNQERIHVQTQEEELENQGNLERSYQDLGTDLTSDQKESFTQQMEGASSQKDQDITAESLPTSSGPESLTADPVIWFNPRSTEPPSHEGNCFGGSPLKKQEKDENEEDGQISVLGESPGQERPSLTSEGREPDSPPEDEGKEARSWSEAVDARTDVAVGEQYEDLLRNSTYCEENRSETLNDSYSTKKEKPSKTSLNIPLISITSEPEEDNQEPEPDPGGTDQEEHEGLTQKCIPDVQSPHGAEEMNHGRNEVPAGHLESMVYTENQHLDDGRFGACSDEVGEDFQKERSAGEHPQEERAITARGPSLDTLNQRVDPDEDQDKVTSSFSEPETQNSQRNILDPVNLQHEVLDPTSFNQNSQVGTLCSDSAGVPTNMDWFYSDPGPSSVEDLVGDGVEPMDLFYPNEEELMVPEPSDAEMQRWPSVLSVSALQPAPVSDGPEDQQLGEDMLDGEDLDCLIDGASHHPADPPSNMDQCVLCGVAIGPPGRSESLRSKLESCSKPSEIQIAPVLRHRKGSRLSDSMNHQSTGPRLAEEQDVALWWKENMELCVLLLLWLLVYSIMLLKELDLMVLPSIMP; this comes from the exons TTGAACGGGAGGTGGTGCAGAAGAGGACCTTCACTCGATGGATGAACCTTCACCTCGAAAAG TGTGACCCACCCTTCCAGGTCCAGGACCTGTTCCAGGACATCCAGGATGGACACGTCCTCATGGCTCTGCTGGAGGAGCTCTCTGGCTGCAGGCTG CTCCACAACTTCAAAAGGTCGTCTCATCGTATTTTTCGACTCAACAACATTGCTAAGGTCCTTTCCTTCCTGGAGGAGAGAAAC gtgAAGCTGGTCAGCATTGATGCAGCTGACATTGCTGATGGAAACTCCTCCATCATCCTGGGACTCCTCTGGAACATCATCCTCTTCTTCCAG ATTAAGGAGCTGACAGGGAACATCCGGAGCCAGTTCCCCTCCTCCTCCAGCCTGTCTTCCATTCCCACCAGCTCCGATTCCAGCGTGCCGTCGGAGGAGAAGCCGTCTGTGGCTAGCACCATGAGGGACAACGGCAAGGCCATCAAGAAGCTGCTGCATTGGGTTCAGAGGAGAACTCGAAA GTATGGAGTGGCGGTGCAGGACTTTGGGAAGAGCTGGACCAGTGGTCTGGCCTTCCTGGCTGTCATTAAATCCATTGACTCCAGTCTGGTGGACTTGAGGAAGTCCTTGCTGAGGAGTCCCAGAGAGAACCTGGAGGACGCCTTTAGGATAGCTCACTACAGCCTTGGAATACCGCGGCTGCTGGAGCCTGAAG ATGTAACCATCAACACGCCTGATGAGCAGTCGATCATCATGTATGTTTCTCAGTTCCTGGAGCACTTCCCTGGAGAGCAGGAG ACTCCAGAACAGAGCCAGCTGATGGAACGCAGCGTCTCCATGGGCAGACTCAACTTCCGTGATGGGCACTTGGACCACATGAGGAGCGATTCTGAAAGCAGCACAGTGAGGCAGCGCTCCAAGATGTTCCAGAGCAACTCCAACCAACATCCACCCAAAGTCCTGATCTCCTCTGTGTCCGAGGACAGAGATGTCCTGTTGCCACGTCTCAAAGTGGCTGCAGCACGCTCCTGGTCCAGTGAAGACTTCTTAACTGACTCCGCCCACATGGGAGACATCTCCAACAGTGCAAACCTCAAAGATCAGACCATTGTGGTGCCAGAAGACTCGGCCCGTGATTCTGTTCAGCAGAACTTCACTCACTCACCTTCATCAGTACCGAAGTCTGTGGTTGGTGACTCTGCCATCAACTCTCCAGACTCCTGGGTGGAGAGTGAGCTGATGCCTGAGAGCTTTTCTGACAGTTATAGTGACGGCTCTCTCTGGGACAGTGGGATGGCCTGGGAGGTCTACCGGGCAACACCTGTGGAGGTGACTCCGGTGGATGAAGGGTTCATCTCGTCCATCGAGGACAGGGCTCCTGACGGGCAGTCCATGACGGAGTCTTTCATGGATGAAGGTATGAGCTCAATAAGCAGCAACCAGGAACGAATCCATGTGCAGACCcaggaggaggagctggagaacCAGGGAAACCTGGAGAGGTCTTACCAGGACCTGGGGACAGACCTGACGTCTGACCAGAAAGAGTCCTTTACTCAGCAAATGGAGGGAGCTTCGTCTCAAAAAGACCAGGACATCACTGCTGAGTCGCTGCCGACCAGCTCTGGTCCTGAAAGTCTCACAGCAGATCCTGTGATCTGGTTCAACCCAAGGTCCACTGAACCTCCATCTCATGAAGGAAACTGCTTTGGAGGAAGTCCTCTGAAGAAACAGGAAAAAGATGAGAATGAGGAGGATGGACAAATAAGCGTCTTAGGTGAGAGTCCAGGGCAGGAACGCCCTTCCCTGACCTCTGAGGGTCGGGAACCAGATTCTCCTCCAGAAGATGAAGGAAAGGAAGCGAGAAGTTGGTCAGAAGCTGTGGATGCAAGGACTGATGTGGCTGTAGGAGAACAGTATGAAGACCTTTTAAGGAACTCCACTTATTGTGAAGAAAACCGCTCGGAGACTTTAAATGACTCGTACTCAACCAAGAAAGAGAAGCCGTCAAAAACAAGTCTGAACATTCCTCTGATCTCCATCACCAGTGAGCCAGAGGAGGACAACCAAGAGCCAGAGCCTGATCCAGGAGGGACGGATCAAGAAGAACATGAAGGTCTTACCCAGAAATGTATTCCAGATGTCCAGAGTCCTCACGGTGCAGAAGAAATGAACCATGGAAGGAACGAAGTGCCTGCTGGGCATCTCGAGTCGATGGTCTACACTGAAAATCAGCATTTAGATGATGGCAGGTTTGGGGCGTGCTCAGACGAAGTAGGTGAAGACTTCCAGAAGGAACGTTCTGCTGGAGAACATCCTCAGGAAGAAAGGGCCATCACAGCTAGAGGTCCTTCTCTGGACACACTAAACCAGCGTGTagatcctgatgaagaccaggacaaAGTGACCAGCAGCTTCTCTGAACCTGAGACACAAAACTCCCAGAGGAACATTCTAGATCCAGTCAACCTGCAACACGAGGTTCTGGATCCAACCAGTTTTAACCAGAATAGTCAGGTGGGAACATTGTGTTCTGATTCAGCCGGTGTGCCCACAAACATGGACTGGTTTTACTCAGACCCTGGTCCAAGTTCTGTGGAGGATCTAGTTGGTGATGGAGTTGAACCAATGGATCTGTTTTACCCTAACGAAGAAGAGCTGATGGTACCAGAACCTTCTGATGCGGAGATGCAAAGGTGGCCTTCTGTTCTCAGTGTATCTGCTCTTCAGCCGGCACCAGTATCAGACGGACCAGAAGACCAGCAGCTGGGTGAAGACATGCTGGATGGAGAAGATCTAGACTGT CTGATAGATGGAGCCAGTCATCACCCTGCTGATCCACCCTCAAACATGGACCAGTGTGTTCTGTGCGGCGTGGCTATCGGACCTCCAGGGAGAAGCGAGTCTCTTAG GAGCAAACTAGAAAGCTGCAGCAAGCCAAGTGAGATCCAGATCGCTCCGGTTCTCCGTCACAGAAAGGGTTCTCGTCTCTCTGACTCCATG AACCACCAGAGTACTGGACCCAGATTAGCTGAAGAGCAGGATGTTGCGCTCTG gtggAAGGAGAACATGGAGCTGTGTGTCCTGCTGCTTCTGTGGCTGCTGGTCTACTCCATCATGCTCCTGAAGGAACTGGACCTGATGGTGCTGCCCAGCATCAtgccataa